The DNA sequence tatataaaagagtgatacatatcccagtgataaaaagatatatatcaatctttTCCCTCTACTGACACATTTCGCCCATGTCTAGCACGcgcgctgctcaaatcccttgggagctcgacgccacgctgcacgcccgctgaacgctccgcttcgcacgtccactcaggccttacactaacggctcaaaacttgtcaaaaaccgATGAAAACCGCGGGAAGCTCCTTCTAACCTATTGTATGTCTATATGCAGGATAATGAATGGCTTGCTTTAAACATACTACATTATCTAGATATAGGTAACACAGTAACATCGAAACATGGTAACATCGGTATTcaaatgtcaaaattgacaacttttattttatttgtggttttgTGGTGGTAAACGTAATTTTGCCAATATTTTCCTTTCTAAAAACATTATTATCAACATTGTCGACTATTGTGACTTCATAAACTAACCGCTGGTCCAACCGTGCACAACAAACattacaaatgatgtatttgcaTAATTAAATCGCTCGAAAGCGGTACCGTGGGCGTAAAAGCGTGTCCTATACTAATCAGCGTAATAAGTGTTGAAAATGAAGATTAACGAGAAGAATTTGTGTGCGTTCGCGTCGTCGGCAACGCCGGTGGACCGGGAGGGCTGGCTGGACATGCGAGAGGTGGGCAAGAGCTATACGCGGCGCTGGTTCACGCTCAAAGGGAATCTATTGTTTTACTTCGATAAGAACGGGGACAAGGAGCCAGCAGGCGTTATTGTGCTTGAAGGATGCACTATTGGTATGTAACAAACTTACTTTCACAGTATATTCATACTCTTGTACTGGACTGTACTGTAGCCATGGTAACCaatgcaatacaaatattgtaggtactctgttacctcataaaaaaacagttttatCTCTGGGGGTTAGCACCCCTAAGTTTCTAAGATCCTGGTTACACATTGAGTTGTGGGAAAGTCCAATCTGTGGCTTTGCTGAAAAGGGGAGATAGGATAAAAGtcttaatatggaatttatttcCTTTTTCACTTATCTCTAGCTAGAGCCACAAAAGTGTATCTTTACATAATCATTATGTTGTTACCACACACTACATTAATCCAATTTCCTATTTAGTGCAACAAAAAATCTAtttataggtaaatataaaatctaacaaaatttcacaagaatcggttgaaaaGAGCTATCTGTAGAGAAGAACATCGGgacatacaaaatattttttcccaagctgaaacggcGACGCTtgcttcggtcaataaaaataaatatcttatCCTCAGAGCTAACAGAAGAGGAGGAAGCCTACAGCTTCAAGATTGTCTTCCAGTGTGCTGGCGGACGGACATTCTACCTGTGCACCAACTCGCAGGCCTCCATGGAGGCGTGGATGAAAGCCCTGGCCTGCGCCAGCTATGACTACATGAAGCTCATGGTGGCGGAGCTGCAGAGGCAGCTAGATGAAGCTGAGGGTATGAGGAGATCAATAATTTACGCTTCTAGCATTTCTAATTAAAAATttcttataatatttttgtaaggTGCCCCTTTTCTACGCAAGTTGAATTCTTTAAGCATCTAGTGTTTGGTAGGAACAACGAATGTTGAACGTTGAACATCAAACACTTATATGTCGGATTGCTTGTTTAATGGTTAATGTTGATCGCTGGAACAACCGTGCACAACAAACATTACGAATGATGTATCATTCATTTTCATAATACGAATCAGTGTAACTAAGTGTTGAAAATGAAGATTCACTTTAAAACTCTCCTTTGAATGTGTGGCCTAAGGATGGACGTCACATGTTTGATCCTGGCTAGTGTCAATTTATTGTAACTTATAAACTGGCGACTTTCGGGCGGGCGAATATTTCGCTCAGCGACTAAGTCTGGCAATACAGCGGAAAAACGCAGCAAGCGTCCTGGGGACGATGCCCCAGGCAACTTTaggtttaatttgtaatttatcttagtatatattaataaataacgaCAGACAGtaacttataaatattacggaaatattattattagttacGTCTAGTTTCCCCTTTGGGTTGTGGCAGTTGCTATTGTAAAAAGTTGGGTACAATTGGAAACCACAAACATTCCCTGTCGTCCACAGCGGAGGCAGCAGCAGAGGCCGCAGCGTTAGTGACCACTCCAACAGAAGAACCTCGGGCGCCGCCGCGGGGACAGAGATACAACCCCTTCAACAAGCTCCCAGAGAACGAGCCTAAGGCTGTACCGGGCAGCAGGCACCGTGAGTACATTTGGCATGGTAACATTTGAATAACTAAGCATATTTTCTTAGATACTTGTACAGATATAGTTAACACTAACAGAGAGGGACGCATAGGTGGTAAGCTTCGCTGGGATCGCTTCGTATGGTGTTTCACCGAACCCGAATTTACTGACCATTTTAATgcaaatagggtatttgactactagtcaaatcagtttctttttcgctactatggaatttatatgaaacactagcatgtgacgacACAaacaaataacctactctttatagttttatacgggttttaaaatggaaattgtgtctaaaaataactgctgtctacgtttttctattaatcttttggtgctatttcatgcatggtgtaaaataatttattttaaatacagtcaaataccctattgttgtCCTCGTGATTGTAACACAAGCCTGTAATTGTTAAGTCATGATCCTAACTATACCAGTCcacatttttctaatattaattTGGTTTGTAAAGCATTGTTCGATTTGCAGATAAAGAGAACCTCCGACCAGACATGTCCCGTAAGAAGGTCCCTTTCCGCGACATACACACCGCCTTTGGCCGCAAGATCCTCTTGGACCGCAGCGAGTGGCGCGCCACGCTCGCTAAGCGACAGAAAACTGTGGAATCACCGCTTATACAGCTGTAGTCGCAGATCATCTGCAGTTCTAATGAAGAGTGAATACGTTATTTAACTTCGAGACTCCCACGCTTAGACATTCACCTTTTTGCAGGGTTCGAAagaataattatcaatgatagttatcttgataattatcgcaaTAATTATcctgatttttatgcctgataagtattgatttgataataacctaaaatataataaaacgcccggatcattattttttactacaaataatttgaagaaaataaatatagcaccattcATACCtgtgataattatccgataattATAAGATGATGATCGCGATatttatcaaagactataattatctggataatttcgacaGGGTTCTTTTAGGCCGCAAGATGTTCGCCGAACGTAGCGAGAGTCGCGCCATGCTGGCCGAGCGACAAATTGCGGTGGAATCACCGCTTATTCCGTTATAAAAAGTGACAGAAGCTTGTAAGATCATCGCTTACACAGTTACAAATTGTAAGCGATAGAACGCTGTTGAATCGTCACATATACATTCGTAAGAAGCAACAAAATGGTGTGTGATCGCAGCTTTAATtatcacattcattgccacccagccaaacaagacatccgcaccaggccacaacaatttcgtcatgtaaagtagtaccacgatcccgactatctaTCGGGTCGtctggcctgggaacgaaatcataaaatactagggatgtaccgactagtcgggaaagccgactatccggccacatttgtagtcggcgattagttggaaaaaaaggccgattagtcggcctattattaattacagaaagcaggacatgaataaaataaaaagccaatattaatcaaatgtttGTAGCCCATTCTACTCTAATAcgtatttagggtacaaaatgtgctcgagttcatattaaattcaagtatacctaagtaattatgtaggtgtatcgtcgcagtagcacggaacatctttcagttgataCTGAAAGCGCGACGAAGCAAggagcaaaaaaaatgtttttctaatgcatccgaactagaataaagctactacagttgccatacgaatgtaatctttatcgggaagtaacgattatgaacttggccgactagtcggcagactaatcggccatccgag is a window from the Cydia amplana chromosome 6, ilCydAmpl1.1, whole genome shotgun sequence genome containing:
- the LOC134649192 gene encoding sesquipedalian-1-like, which encodes MKINEKNLCAFASSATPVDREGWLDMREVGKSYTRRWFTLKGNLLFYFDKNGDKEPAGVIVLEGCTIELTEEEEAYSFKIVFQCAGGRTFYLCTNSQASMEAWMKALACASYDYMKLMVAELQRQLDEAEAEAAAEAAALVTTPTEEPRAPPRGQRYNPFNKLPENEPKAVPGSRHHKENLRPDMSRKKVPFRDIHTAFGRKILLDRSEWRATLAKRQKTVESPLIQL